A region of Jonquetella anthropi DSM 22815 DNA encodes the following proteins:
- the pepT gene encoding peptidase T: MNDSKLVQRFIRYITTPTQSDDTSKTVPSTPTQHVLAKMLGQELRDLGLSDVKVTEHAYVTAKLPGNNPTAPCIGLIAHIDTALEVTDDTVNPRIVENYDGTPIVLDKGGTTVLSPDAFPSLKDHIGSDLIVTDGTTLLGADDKAGIAEIMTAVEYLKDHPEISRGDVAVCFCPDEEIGHGASLLDLKDFGAQFAYTVDGTGSDTFNWETFNAARADYHIQGLAVHPGSSKNKMVNANLLAAELIDAFPPAETPSHTEDREGFYHLCEMTGGVEEAELHYIIRDHDRQKFESRKAFAELVARQMNERFGREVVTVSVSDQYANMADVLREKPEIVDTALQAMKDCGITPQVIPVRGGTDGSQLSLRGLPTPNLFTGGYNAHGKYEYAVIQSMEGAVKVLCRIVELFGKR; the protein is encoded by the coding sequence ATGAATGATTCAAAACTGGTTCAACGGTTTATCCGGTACATCACGACCCCGACGCAGTCGGACGACACGTCGAAAACCGTCCCGTCGACGCCGACCCAGCACGTTTTAGCCAAAATGCTCGGACAGGAGCTCCGGGACTTGGGCCTGTCAGACGTCAAGGTCACCGAACATGCCTACGTGACTGCCAAGCTGCCGGGGAACAACCCGACCGCCCCATGCATCGGCCTGATCGCCCACATCGATACGGCCCTTGAAGTGACCGACGATACGGTCAACCCGCGGATCGTAGAGAACTACGACGGCACGCCGATCGTTCTGGACAAGGGAGGGACGACCGTCCTCTCGCCCGACGCGTTCCCGTCGCTGAAAGACCACATCGGCAGCGACCTGATTGTCACCGACGGCACAACGCTGTTGGGCGCCGACGACAAGGCGGGCATCGCGGAAATCATGACCGCCGTCGAGTACCTGAAGGACCACCCGGAAATCTCCCGGGGCGACGTGGCGGTCTGCTTCTGCCCTGACGAGGAGATCGGGCACGGCGCGTCACTGCTCGACCTGAAGGACTTCGGCGCCCAGTTCGCCTACACCGTGGACGGTACCGGCAGCGACACGTTCAACTGGGAGACGTTCAACGCCGCCCGCGCCGACTACCACATTCAGGGTCTGGCCGTTCACCCGGGCTCTTCCAAGAACAAGATGGTCAACGCCAACCTGCTGGCCGCTGAGCTCATCGACGCGTTCCCGCCCGCGGAAACGCCGTCCCACACCGAGGACCGCGAGGGGTTCTACCACCTGTGCGAGATGACCGGCGGCGTGGAAGAAGCCGAGCTTCACTACATCATCCGCGACCACGACCGGCAGAAGTTCGAGAGCCGCAAGGCCTTCGCCGAGCTGGTCGCCCGCCAGATGAATGAGCGGTTTGGGCGCGAGGTCGTCACAGTCTCCGTGTCCGACCAGTACGCCAACATGGCCGACGTCCTGCGAGAAAAGCCCGAAATCGTCGACACGGCCCTGCAGGCCATGAAAGACTGCGGGATCACGCCTCAAGTGATCCCGGTCCGCGGCGGCACCGACGGCAGCCAGCTGTCGCTCCGCGGCCTGCCCACGCCCAACCTGTTCACCGGCGGCTACAACGCCCACGGCAAATACGAGTACGCGGTCATTCAGTCGATGGAAGGGGCCGTGAAGGTCCTGTGCCGCATCGTCGAGCTGTTTGGGAAACGTTAA
- a CDS encoding M42 family metallopeptidase, which yields MKPTVDMEYVLGLGKELIEIPSVGGDCRRAMNRVRDEFTALGLKPKETNKGALIASQPGRTQNGGRIVSAHVDTLGAVVRRIEPNGTLRLLTVGGFSWNCVEAENLLVHTADGKTVEGSLMPDKASRHAFAEEVTTMVRDDDHVHVRLDEPVQTAEDVRRLGIEVGDIVSFETRFRRTPAGFVKSRYLDDKICLACCFGAIKALKDASLLPSRPVHWYASNYEEIGHGVSVIPDGVTECLAVDIAIVAEGNNSSERAVSILAKDSRTPYPVDFRHRLQKLAQAEGIPYRVDTPYRYGSDASMGALAGFDFNFAAMGPGVDASHHYERTHIDALKATCGLLMAYLLEE from the coding sequence TTGAAACCAACCGTTGATATGGAGTACGTGCTGGGCCTAGGGAAAGAACTGATCGAGATTCCATCCGTCGGCGGCGACTGCCGTCGGGCCATGAACAGAGTTCGCGACGAGTTCACCGCCCTTGGGCTGAAGCCCAAGGAGACCAATAAAGGCGCCCTGATCGCCTCTCAACCCGGCCGGACTCAGAACGGCGGCCGTATCGTTTCGGCCCACGTGGACACGCTGGGCGCGGTAGTCCGCCGAATTGAGCCGAACGGGACGCTTCGCCTTCTGACCGTCGGCGGCTTCTCGTGGAACTGCGTCGAAGCGGAAAACCTGCTCGTTCACACCGCTGACGGGAAAACGGTTGAAGGCTCGCTCATGCCCGACAAAGCGTCGCGGCACGCCTTCGCCGAAGAAGTGACGACCATGGTCAGAGACGACGACCACGTGCACGTCAGGCTCGACGAGCCCGTGCAGACCGCCGAGGACGTCCGCCGTCTGGGCATAGAAGTGGGCGACATCGTCTCGTTTGAGACCCGATTCCGCCGTACGCCTGCCGGTTTCGTCAAGTCCCGCTACTTGGACGACAAAATCTGTCTGGCCTGCTGCTTTGGCGCCATCAAGGCCCTGAAGGACGCTTCCCTGCTCCCGAGCCGTCCGGTACACTGGTACGCGTCCAACTACGAGGAAATTGGCCACGGCGTTTCCGTCATTCCCGACGGGGTCACCGAGTGTCTCGCCGTTGACATCGCCATCGTCGCCGAGGGCAACAACTCGTCGGAGCGGGCCGTGAGCATTCTCGCCAAGGACAGCCGCACGCCATACCCGGTTGACTTCCGGCACCGTCTCCAGAAGCTGGCGCAGGCCGAAGGCATACCCTACCGGGTGGACACGCCGTACCGCTACGGTTCCGACGCCTCCATGGGCGCGCTGGCCGGCTTCGACTTCAACTTTGCCGCCATGGGCCCCGGCGTTGACGCGTCGCACCACTACGAGCGCACCCACATCGACGCCTTAAAAGCCACCTGCGGCCTTCTGATGGCCTATCTTTTGGAGGAGTGA